The Aphidius gifuensis isolate YNYX2018 linkage group LG2, ASM1490517v1, whole genome shotgun sequence DNA window TGTACCAAATGATGACAATGATAGTTACAATGATTTACAATTGGattttagtaataaaaatcatgCATTTAGTCTTGACAATGTTAGTTATATTACAAAAGATCATGGTGACAGCACTGGTAAGattgaatcattattttattttataattttataattgttattgttattaaattttattaaaaattttttattgaaggtCAACAAAGTCCAGTAAGTTCAGAAGCAGCAACAACCGTACGTGCATCAAGTATAACAGATAATCATCAAGATTTAAATATGCAAACACTTAgaaaatcaacaacattaggtagaaaaaaaacaaataatttaaatacaattaatacaATTGATACTCCAGTGTTAAATCCACTATTCAATCATAATGAACTGCTCAATACAAGTCTATCAAATGACAATGTTACATTCAGAGAAAGAAAAGACTATTCTCATCTTGGTTTTACATATTTAGGTGAACAAAGCCCAGTGGAAACAACCACCGAgttataaatatgaattttttttaaattcatcttgaactcttatattttgtaaaatcgattctaaattgaaaattcagtTTATCGatgtggaaaaaataaatatatgtaaaaccaggatttaacaatttataagaGGATTTAATGCAAAAAATCAAATACTCGATAGGtattgtacattttttttcttcttcttttcacttttttgtttttttttttctttaattccatgtaaaagtatattttatttttaatataattattattatttttatgatgcgAAAGATGTGCCAAGTCAGCTACCATCCAATAGTTTATTAAGTGTGAGAGAAAAGTGACTAATTATGTGCActtaatagataaatattatttttttttttttcaattttataatagtgTGTAAAAcagcaatattattaattgtgaatgttaattttattattatttttattttgtattatactttcgattattattttttcttatttataataatttgagtTTTAAATATAACTCAAACAATGATTGTCGAGTGtttgaggtaaaaaaaaaaaagccacatTGATGagttcaattatattttttttttttatacctcgATCAATAAACCGACTGATCATATCACagtcataattaattaaatttgtcttCTTGAATGCTTgtcttataataattttataataaatttttaaattctatcgACCATgtagaatttaatttgttttattttttttttattttgtataattttgtgTTCCTTGTAGAACATGTGTAtgtatgaattaaaaaaaaggaaaaaaaaaaaaaaatccaggtCACAAATAGTGGCTAACATAGAAACCTTGATTACATCTCATTCGAAAAGCCACGAAATTGACAATCTGTGACACagttttttaagaaaaaataaattaaaacaaaaaaaaaactttaataattataatgatggtTGAATAATGTTTAAGATGtcggtgaaaaaaaaaaaaataattaaaaaagtcaaatagaattgtataaatttgttaacaattaaaaagtgtgttatttatttattattatttttttataaaataatttccttAACACTCATTAGTATCAATATCatgtatcaaaattttttatatcttgtaAATATTGATTCAACGCCTGTTGgataaatgtatttatgtTAGTAGCATAAAGTTACAGATAAGGGTAAGTAAAATATTGagggaaaaatatttttaaaaaacttgcaaatattataaaaaatatttttttatttattttccaatgtGCAGAAAACGTTGGCGCAAGTTTATTGTTACGCAGTCGCATCTGGACCACTATGACGTAAACGGGTAATAAGGTGACTAGGGGAAACAGGAGCAAGTGGGACGAAGTGAATATGTACTGTACCCGGGCAGATGATATATCAACGCAAACACGAACAGTTCGCTTTTGTAGTTTGTTCTGAGATTTTACGGAAGCAAGTACTccgacaatttttataaactcaaAAAGGGTGTAAGCagagtaaataattaactatttattttatattttcaattgaaacaacttgaaaaatcaataagttgaatatttattattattgcaatattaaattcatacgCAAAAGgatattttaagttttttaaattttattatttttattgtttttaaaaataagtgaGTGTTTTGCTTTCTTCAGGGGTCAAACCTTGGTATTTTGGTTCGTGAACTGTGTCACGCTCGGCTAAAACCAACCACCTGTGAACGTGTATAAACGACAAAATCAATTGCCTATGagtgtaatttattaaattgaaaagaaaattatttttttttttttcattatatctaattagttgtaataattaatattttatattcaagaaaACAAATTGTTTGTGAATAGATATTTCGTGTCAgtgagattatttttatatttatcatgataGTTTAATTACAAGGAAGTTAAAAACTCGtaaagtatattaaaaaagggGGAAAAAGCTATTTAGTAACTGGACACTGCTCACCATCTCCATGTATATGTTGAACAAGTATTTttgctaatttatttattgcaatttttaatgtacaaCAACAgttctaattttaaaaaatatcaagataaaaatagatgttaaatttttgtatccCTAAATTGATTTAGGTAATTTAAATATGGGGAGGACGAATATTAGATTCATCAGACAAAATGTCAAAGTTAAAAGGAACGAATCGATCCAAATTTATACAGCAAAAAGTGGCTTTTAAATGGAACATATTTAtcatagtaaaatttaatatgaataataattattcaagcaatttttctttattaaaaaatttatatttcttttgtttgtCAAATAGCtcgacaattaatttataaaattcttttgcgttttttttttttttttttcaaatgagaATAGCAAAgatgagaattttttaaaggAGATATAtcgtaataaataatatttactacACTTACAGATCAATGTGCTGTggatgacattaaaaaaaaatcatcatgaagCACTTGAGAGTTGctatttttctctttaatcTTGTAATAtgggtaaataatattttttaaataataaaatatcaaacttCATATTGATTGAAACTTAAAATAGCTTAAAAATCAgggaaaaaacattttatgtaaattttgaaactCTTCAAagagaataatttataaatcaaatgaatttacTTTACAAAAGACTTGGAGAAAaaacataacaaaaaaaaaataatataatattaagttGAGCTATGTTTAGTTTCTAAAaagtcaatattttaaaaaaaaaaatacatattctTTTGATTATCAAATTGAAGTATCACAAATATTCTATTTATCagtggactttttttttttttttgttatttctagTTGGCTGGATTTATGGTTGTTGGAGTTGGTGCTTGGCTTTTATTAGaaccaagcaatggccatCTTTTAAATCTATTTGTTAATAGTTCAACACCTCATGATACAATAAACACACTTGCTTACAGTTTTCTAGGTCTTGGTTTtgcaatattaattgttgGATTTTTAGGATGTCGTGTATCACTCTATGCAACTCAGTGTGTTCTTATTTCAGtgagttaaattattaaaaatcaatatttaaacttgttgatataatgatttttaaattatttgttttagtatatatttttgcttGTCGGTTTAATTGGTACTGAGTTAACAACAGCCGCTGTTGGTGGCTTCATGGCTTATCGTGGTCTGTCTGGTCTTGAAACAAGATTATTAGAAAGATTGGCTGATCATTATGGGCATGACAGAACAAGTGATGGTGATTTTACACAAAGTCTTGATTATGCACAATACAAGgtaaaattgaataacttaattaatttgtttattacatttttaaattaaattaaaaatatatcaaaaatattatttgtcatttataCTTCAAAAGTTTCAATGtgctttgtaaatttaatccCATTGAagatatttatctattattataatgtaataataataataaaaataatatgatagtcataggaaataataattgtaattatattataaagtagcacaaagaaaatttaatttaaataatgaaacgTTTTATATAAACAGTGTTACAGTTTATACGTGTTACgtgtaaaatgaaaatgttgaaaaataattaactaattttaattttatcaagattggtaattattaatagtCATTGTGTTAGTTTAATAAAAAcgtgataattattatttgattaatttcttaaggtatattaatatattatttaattaattttttaatattttaaattattatttttttagtttaattgtTGTGGAATATACAGTGACGATGATTATAATGGTACAGCATGGTGGAGAGATGGAGTTTTGTCTGGAACCAAAAGACAAGTTCCACTAACTTGTTGtgttttgaaaaatcatgatgtacgttgaaaaaaaaaattataaaaatactggAGAATCtagatttacaaaaaaaatataaaacatttttaaaattaaatattaattattttaataattgatattgattaatatttgttttgttttttttttggctaatTATTAATCGTatgtttttaaacttttttcaagGTAAAAAATGCTGGTAGTCCTATGAGTGTAGTATCACGAGTTTTTCATAAAGACGTAAGTACTTGTTCAACAttttacgataaaaaatatgtatttaaaaaaaaaaataatattcattaatttatttattaatagaatGAAATACCATGGTTACGCCCTGAACCTCGAGATGAAATGGCTTGTCAAGCATTGAGTGTTGAAGCACATCGAGATTATCGAAATAAAGTTgtaagttgtttatttttttctaaattgagTTATTCAAACTATAATTTATtcactttaattttattattattttttttttaatcagggATGTATGGATAGAGTTCGTGTTTGGCTACGTTTTGAAAGTTTAAAACTTGTATTCATAGGAATGGGAATGGCAGTTGTTCAGGTatcgttaaaaataaaattacgaaaaattatattttaatcaagcttcatttaatatataatattcttgaaaagtttattatttatttatttttctaattgtaGACTATCGGTATTGTGGCTTCAACGATACTGTATAGAAATATCAGAGATGCTGAGGGTGACTGACATTAAAAAACCCATCACTGCCGTCCTAatataaattagtaaaaaaaaaaaaaaaaataaaacacaaaaatgtAAGTAATTGAGTATaagaataaattgattaattcaatatttgtttatctaatacttatgtaattttttttcccaacaGAAACAAACAACATTATGCATGTATGagtgaaaaaatttatgtagaaaaataagaaaataaaactacGTTAcgtcaaaaagaaaaaaaaataataaaaaaaatatgaaatcgATGTGTTCTATGTAATtatatgatattaaaatatattttttaggttttatttaaatattatttaaacaaaatcaatataatttataaaaaattcgataaaattaaaataaatatttaacttaaaataaattatatataaaaaaaatatattaaattattaataaaaataatgataaaattacgaatctaatatatattataataattatattattttatttattaaaagaaaaaaaaataaataaaaaagtacaatACTTAATTGCtctttataacaaaaaataaaaaaataatattaatttgtaaataaaaattctttctgagagagaaataaaataatttcgcATTCATCTGCGCTGCATAAaactcattattttaaaatgaaaaataaaaaaaaaaaatatggacaAAGttcaaagataaatttatttttaatatctacttaagaaaatatatttaaaaacaacgtAATTGgcgtatatattttctataatattacgatattttttggcgatttattttaattaattatttgcttgtcaaaattcattattcaatcaaaacaataaattatcaattgatattcattgaattattattataattaaatataaaaaaattaaaaaattaattgtacagTGATGATAGTATATTAACTataggtaaattattattatattaataattattgttattattattataaatcgacctgtgaaaaaaatacatgtaacaAAGGTAcgattggaaaaaaaatatatatattaatatataattatcctCAATGGTAGCAACATATGTgctaactttatttttaattaacagaaaaaaaatagattaataagaaagccaataatttttattattcgtaataataaatatcaagatTTTGAGTATCTTGAGTTTGTTGTAATGTATGTGAATAGATTTTACGAAATTCTTTCATCTGAAagtaacaaaatattttcattttatattttatttatttaaaaaataatattttttaaaaggaaAATTACTCACTTGTCTAGCTGAAATATTCATTGACTCTGGATTGACAATCCAAGTTACAGATTCATTGAATAGTGGTTGAATTAAATTTCCACAATAGCtgtagaatttattttcaaaagtgGAAAATAAAGAATCCAACTGAAATGGCTTTATATATACTTGTGATTCAGGCTCTACAACTCTACACAAACTTCTAACAATTGGCTCTAATTGAGAATTGTCATTGTCTCTAATCTACAattagttaaattaatttgaaaaaaaaaaataaatttaattccatcaaatataatattccaagaaaaaaatatatattttaatttatttactaatttttttaaatttaccttaAAAAGATATGttacaattgaaatattattattatcattatatttattattgttattcttggaaataaaataagaatttaAAGAATCAATGTCTTTGTTAATATGGATCAATTGTATTTGAAGAGGATACTTGACATTGTCGATTGTATGGCCACAACCAACATTGTCATTTTCACCCCAGTGGAATGAGATCGAGTGGAACTTGTGAGAATTCATTAGAGGACCACCTTTAATAACTGGAACACTGTCTTCAGGCCATACACCATATATAACaactgtaatttaatttattattatttaattaaatatttatattattaataacaattttaatgttacttgtatttttattatttttcattgtcatgGACATTGGATGAGATGAGTATCCATGCCAATTTAATGGCTTTGATAGTTCCATCACAACAGCATCATGTGTTATGATATTCATACAATACTCATTAACAACTTGTTCATGGAAAATAATTGTACGAGCCTCATCTTTGTGTGTAGAATTATCTCGAGGGATTTGTGTGGGATGATTATTGGTCAGAGGTGCAAGTAGCTTTGTCCAGTCAACAATTTCCAATATTAGTAGAGCTGCGATTAAACGTTTGATTATATATCTTGTTTATTAGTCACaatcagaaaaatttattggtaAGTACCTATCAACAAGAGGCTTCCACACATAATCAAGAAATCAGGTAATGATATATtcatgatgaaattaattttattttttttattttaattattttaaattcgttatataaatacagaaaattttgggttaaatgtaaattaattttgaggataaccaaattttaaaaatattttaataataaaaaatgataaacgaTTGCAGTTGGCTtcacgtt harbors:
- the LOC122850024 gene encoding tetraspanin-11-like translates to MKHLRVAIFLFNLVIWLAGFMVVGVGAWLLLEPSNGHLLNLFVNSSTPHDTINTLAYSFLGLGFAILIVGFLGCRVSLYATQCVLISYIFLLVGLIGTELTTAAVGGFMAYRGLSGLETRLLERLADHYGHDRTSDGDFTQSLDYAQYKFNCCGIYSDDDYNGTAWWRDGVLSGTKRQVPLTCCVLKNHDVKNAGSPMSVVSRVFHKDNEIPWLRPEPRDEMACQALSVEAHRDYRNKVGCMDRVRVWLRFESLKLVFIGMGMAVVQTIGIVASTILYRNIRDAEGD
- the LOC122850026 gene encoding carbonic anhydrase 1-like, with the translated sequence MNISLPDFLIMCGSLLLIALLILEIVDWTKLLAPLTNNHPTQIPRDNSTHKDEARTIIFHEQVVNEYCMNIITHDAVVMELSKPLNWHGYSSHPMSMTMKNNKNTIVIYGVWPEDSVPVIKGGPLMNSHKFHSISFHWGENDNVGCGHTIDNVKYPLQIQLIHINKDIDSLNSYFISKNNNNKYNDNNNISIVTYLFKIRDNDNSQLEPIVRSLCRVVEPESQVYIKPFQLDSLFSTFENKFYSYCGNLIQPLFNESVTWIVNPESMNISARQMKEFRKIYSHTLQQTQDTQNLDIYYYE